A window of the Helianthus annuus cultivar XRQ/B chromosome 4, HanXRQr2.0-SUNRISE, whole genome shotgun sequence genome harbors these coding sequences:
- the LOC110938006 gene encoding probable ADP-ribosylation factor GTPase-activating protein AGD14 isoform X3 — protein sequence MSSSRREEERNEKIIRGLMKLPPNRRCINCNSLGPQYVCTNFWTFVCMTCSGIHREFTHRVKSVSMSKFTSQEVEALQEGGNQRARETFLRDWDPREQRLPDNSNVDKVRDFIKSVYVDKNFFASKTSGKPPRDMLNHRNFEDETRRASSYHSYSQSPPYDYQYEERRYGKQAPVLTKKPGSDRGMFRFPSTSRLSDHVQEDRFAKEAVNARVSDYSVTSGGDLSRSNSQPPPSFALSHSSGSEKFDGLDLFSASNAPQSATSAPSAEPEKYGGLDLFSAPNAPQSAASAPSAEPEKYGGLDLFSAPNAPQSATSAPSAEPEKFGGLDLFTAPDPPQSATSAPSAEPEKYGGLDLFSAPNAPQSATSAPSAEPEKFGGLDLFTAPDPPQSATSAPSAEPEKFGGLDLFGAPNPPEPATSAPSAEPEKFSGLDLFELLATSSVAPTLSVNQEFKAFEPNMDLFTVIPDKQPTETLNDKSTDMITQKNDAWATFDMPWHAQPSQQDISVHDIAAPVNVQNNIRNHNQSWSSFEESTTPFESVYTKSGEQVPVQDPLLADPFLAWGISENYKVKEADLDARSTPFVSTTPHAIGPFDSSTEIPVLDGAQSHGPNTKSHNPFDFPSDTDYESSNMFFDMSSMQSALPTPWFPDSAAIPFAPGNSQGKISKNIQINELVLLTLNDTII from the exons aTGAGCAGCAGCAGGAGGGAAGAGGAGCGAAATGAAAAGATTATTAGGGGTTTAATGAAGCTTCCCCCCAATCGAAGATGCATCAACTGCAACTCTTTG GGACCTCAATATGTGTGCACGAATTTCTGGACGTTTGTCTGCATGACATGTAGTGGGATACA CCGTGAGTTTACTCACCGTGTTAAATCCGTATCAATGTCTAAATTTACTTCACAAGAAGTTGAAGCCCTTCAAGAAGGCGGTAATCAG CGTGCAAGAGAAACATTTCTTAGAGATTGGGATCCACGCGAACAGAGACTTCCGGATAACAG CAATGTAGACAAAGTTCGAGATTTCATAAAGAGTGTATATGTGGATAAGAATTTTTTCGCTTCAAAGACGTCTGGAAAACCTCCTAGAGATATGCTG AATCATAGAAATTTTGAGGATGAAACAAGACGGGCTAGTTCGTATCATTCTTACTCTCAAAGTCCGCCATATGATTATCAATACGAAGAGCGTCGTTACGGAAAACAAGCACCTGTACTCACGAAAAAACCTGGATCCGACAGAGGAATGTTCCGGTTTCCTAGTACAAGTCGATTAAGTGATCATGTGCAGGAAGACCGGTTTGCAAAGGAGGCGGTTAACGCTAGAGTTTCAGATTATTCAGTGACTAGCGGGGGTGATTTATCGAGATCTAATTCACAACCACCTCCCTCTTTTGCATTGTCACACTCGTCAGGATCTGAAAAGTTTGATGGTTTGGACCTTTTTAGTGCGTCGAATGCACCTCAATCTGCCACATCAGCACCTTCTGCTGAACCCGAAAAGTACGGCGGTCTCGACCTTTTTAGTGCGCCGAATGCACCTCAATCCGCCGCATCAGCACCGTCTGCCGAACCCGAAAAGTACGGCGGTCTCGACCTTTTTAGTGCACCGAATGCACCTCAATCCGCCACATCAGCACCGTCTGCCGAACCCGAAAAGTTTGGTGGTCTGGACCTTTTTACTGCACCAGATCCACCTCAATCCGCCACATCAGCACCGTCTGCCGAACCCGAAAAGTACGGCGGTCTTGACCTTTTTAGTGCACCGAATGCACCTCAATCCGCCACATCAGCACCGTCTGCCGAACCCGAAAAGTTTGGTGGTCTGGACCTTTTTACTGCACCAGATCCACCTCAATCCGCCACATCAGCACCTTCTGCAGAACCCGAAAAGTTTGGTGGTCTGGACCTTTTTGGTGCACCGAATCCACCTGAACCCGCCACATCAGCACCTTCCGCCGAACCCGAAAAGTTTAGTGGTTTGGATCTATTTGAGTTATTGGCTACATCTTCTGTTGCACCGACTTTGAGCGTGAATCAGGAGTTCAAAGCTTTTGAACCTAATATGGATTTATTTACCGTTATACCCGATAAGCAGCCGACTGAAACATTAAACGATAAATCCACGGATATGATCACTCAGAAAAACGATGCGTGGGCTACCTTTGACATGCCTTGGCATGCACAGCCTAGTCAGCAAGATATTAGTGTTCATGATATTGCGGCTCCAGTAAATGTACAGAATAATATTCGTAATCATAATCAG TCATGGAGCTCGTTTGAAGAATCTACGACACCGTTCGAGAGCGTTTATACAAAGAGTGGTGAACAAGTTCCTGTACAAGATCCCTTACTTGCTGATCCATTTTTGGCATGGGGAATATCAGAG AATTATAAGGTGAAAGAAGCTGATTTGGATGCTAGATCTACTCCTTTTGTTAGCACAACACCGCATGCGATTGGACCGTTTGACTCTTCAACTGAAATCCCGGTCCTG GACGGAGCACAATCACATGGGCCTAATACAAAATCTCACAATCCGTTCGATTTTCCTAGCGATACGGATTATGAATCTAGCAACATG TTCTTTGACATGAGCTCTATGCAATCTGCTTTGCCGACACCTTGGTTTCCTGATAGTGCAGCAATACCATTTGCTCCTGGTAATTCACAAGGTAAGATCTCAAAGAACATACAAAtaaatgaacttgtttt ATTAACTCTTAACGATACAATAATATGA
- the LOC110938006 gene encoding probable ADP-ribosylation factor GTPase-activating protein AGD14 isoform X1, with translation MSSSRREEERNEKIIRGLMKLPPNRRCINCNSLGPQYVCTNFWTFVCMTCSGIHREFTHRVKSVSMSKFTSQEVEALQEGGNQRARETFLRDWDPREQRLPDNSNVDKVRDFIKSVYVDKNFFASKTSGKPPRDMLNHRNFEDETRRASSYHSYSQSPPYDYQYEERRYGKQAPVLTKKPGSDRGMFRFPSTSRLSDHVQEDRFAKEAVNARVSDYSVTSGGDLSRSNSQPPPSFALSHSSGSEKFDGLDLFSASNAPQSATSAPSAEPEKYGGLDLFSAPNAPQSAASAPSAEPEKYGGLDLFSAPNAPQSATSAPSAEPEKFGGLDLFTAPDPPQSATSAPSAEPEKYGGLDLFSAPNAPQSATSAPSAEPEKFGGLDLFTAPDPPQSATSAPSAEPEKFGGLDLFGAPNPPEPATSAPSAEPEKFSGLDLFELLATSSVAPTLSVNQEFKAFEPNMDLFTVIPDKQPTETLNDKSTDMITQKNDAWATFDMPWHAQPSQQDISVHDIAAPVNVQNNIRNHNQSWSSFEESTTPFESVYTKSGEQVPVQDPLLADPFLAWGISENYKVKEADLDARSTPFVSTTPHAIGPFDSSTEIPVLDGAQSHGPNTKSHNPFDFPSDTDYESSNMFFDMSSMQSALPTPWFPDSAAIPFAPGNSQEALVFMTGQAPSMQIPNIQAQGPVASVGGNPFG, from the exons aTGAGCAGCAGCAGGAGGGAAGAGGAGCGAAATGAAAAGATTATTAGGGGTTTAATGAAGCTTCCCCCCAATCGAAGATGCATCAACTGCAACTCTTTG GGACCTCAATATGTGTGCACGAATTTCTGGACGTTTGTCTGCATGACATGTAGTGGGATACA CCGTGAGTTTACTCACCGTGTTAAATCCGTATCAATGTCTAAATTTACTTCACAAGAAGTTGAAGCCCTTCAAGAAGGCGGTAATCAG CGTGCAAGAGAAACATTTCTTAGAGATTGGGATCCACGCGAACAGAGACTTCCGGATAACAG CAATGTAGACAAAGTTCGAGATTTCATAAAGAGTGTATATGTGGATAAGAATTTTTTCGCTTCAAAGACGTCTGGAAAACCTCCTAGAGATATGCTG AATCATAGAAATTTTGAGGATGAAACAAGACGGGCTAGTTCGTATCATTCTTACTCTCAAAGTCCGCCATATGATTATCAATACGAAGAGCGTCGTTACGGAAAACAAGCACCTGTACTCACGAAAAAACCTGGATCCGACAGAGGAATGTTCCGGTTTCCTAGTACAAGTCGATTAAGTGATCATGTGCAGGAAGACCGGTTTGCAAAGGAGGCGGTTAACGCTAGAGTTTCAGATTATTCAGTGACTAGCGGGGGTGATTTATCGAGATCTAATTCACAACCACCTCCCTCTTTTGCATTGTCACACTCGTCAGGATCTGAAAAGTTTGATGGTTTGGACCTTTTTAGTGCGTCGAATGCACCTCAATCTGCCACATCAGCACCTTCTGCTGAACCCGAAAAGTACGGCGGTCTCGACCTTTTTAGTGCGCCGAATGCACCTCAATCCGCCGCATCAGCACCGTCTGCCGAACCCGAAAAGTACGGCGGTCTCGACCTTTTTAGTGCACCGAATGCACCTCAATCCGCCACATCAGCACCGTCTGCCGAACCCGAAAAGTTTGGTGGTCTGGACCTTTTTACTGCACCAGATCCACCTCAATCCGCCACATCAGCACCGTCTGCCGAACCCGAAAAGTACGGCGGTCTTGACCTTTTTAGTGCACCGAATGCACCTCAATCCGCCACATCAGCACCGTCTGCCGAACCCGAAAAGTTTGGTGGTCTGGACCTTTTTACTGCACCAGATCCACCTCAATCCGCCACATCAGCACCTTCTGCAGAACCCGAAAAGTTTGGTGGTCTGGACCTTTTTGGTGCACCGAATCCACCTGAACCCGCCACATCAGCACCTTCCGCCGAACCCGAAAAGTTTAGTGGTTTGGATCTATTTGAGTTATTGGCTACATCTTCTGTTGCACCGACTTTGAGCGTGAATCAGGAGTTCAAAGCTTTTGAACCTAATATGGATTTATTTACCGTTATACCCGATAAGCAGCCGACTGAAACATTAAACGATAAATCCACGGATATGATCACTCAGAAAAACGATGCGTGGGCTACCTTTGACATGCCTTGGCATGCACAGCCTAGTCAGCAAGATATTAGTGTTCATGATATTGCGGCTCCAGTAAATGTACAGAATAATATTCGTAATCATAATCAG TCATGGAGCTCGTTTGAAGAATCTACGACACCGTTCGAGAGCGTTTATACAAAGAGTGGTGAACAAGTTCCTGTACAAGATCCCTTACTTGCTGATCCATTTTTGGCATGGGGAATATCAGAG AATTATAAGGTGAAAGAAGCTGATTTGGATGCTAGATCTACTCCTTTTGTTAGCACAACACCGCATGCGATTGGACCGTTTGACTCTTCAACTGAAATCCCGGTCCTG GACGGAGCACAATCACATGGGCCTAATACAAAATCTCACAATCCGTTCGATTTTCCTAGCGATACGGATTATGAATCTAGCAACATG TTCTTTGACATGAGCTCTATGCAATCTGCTTTGCCGACACCTTGGTTTCCTGATAGTGCAGCAATACCATTTGCTCCTGGTAATTCACAAG AGGCCTTAGTATTCATGACAGGGCAAGCACCAAGCATGCAGATTCC GAATATTCAAGCTCAGGGTCCTGTGGCTTCAGTTGGTGGTAATCCGTTTGGGTAG
- the LOC110938006 gene encoding probable ADP-ribosylation factor GTPase-activating protein AGD14 isoform X2 → MSSSRREEERNEKIIRGLMKLPPNRRCINCNSLGPQYVCTNFWTFVCMTCSGIHREFTHRVKSVSMSKFTSQEVEALQEGGNQRARETFLRDWDPREQRLPDNSNVDKVRDFIKSVYVDKNFFASKTSGKPPRDMLNHRNFEDETRRASSYHSYSQSPPYDYQYEERRYGKQAPVLTKKPGSDRGMFRFPSTSRLSDHVQEDRFAKEAVNARVSDYSVTSGGDLSRSNSQPPPSFALSHSSGSEKFDGLDLFSASNAPQSATSAPSAEPEKYGGLDLFSAPNAPQSAASAPSAEPEKYGGLDLFSAPNAPQSATSAPSAEPEKFGGLDLFTAPDPPQSATSAPSAEPEKYGGLDLFSAPNAPQSATSAPSAEPEKFGGLDLFTAPDPPQSATSAPSAEPEKFGGLDLFGAPNPPEPATSAPSAEPEKFSGLDLFELLATSSVAPTLSVNQEFKAFEPNMDLFTVIPDKQPTETLNDKSTDMITQKNDAWATFDMPWHAQPSQQDISVHDIAAPVNVQNNIRNHNQSWSSFEESTTPFESVYTKSGEQVPVQDPLLADPFLAWGISEVKEADLDARSTPFVSTTPHAIGPFDSSTEIPVLDGAQSHGPNTKSHNPFDFPSDTDYESSNMFFDMSSMQSALPTPWFPDSAAIPFAPGNSQEALVFMTGQAPSMQIPNIQAQGPVASVGGNPFG, encoded by the exons aTGAGCAGCAGCAGGAGGGAAGAGGAGCGAAATGAAAAGATTATTAGGGGTTTAATGAAGCTTCCCCCCAATCGAAGATGCATCAACTGCAACTCTTTG GGACCTCAATATGTGTGCACGAATTTCTGGACGTTTGTCTGCATGACATGTAGTGGGATACA CCGTGAGTTTACTCACCGTGTTAAATCCGTATCAATGTCTAAATTTACTTCACAAGAAGTTGAAGCCCTTCAAGAAGGCGGTAATCAG CGTGCAAGAGAAACATTTCTTAGAGATTGGGATCCACGCGAACAGAGACTTCCGGATAACAG CAATGTAGACAAAGTTCGAGATTTCATAAAGAGTGTATATGTGGATAAGAATTTTTTCGCTTCAAAGACGTCTGGAAAACCTCCTAGAGATATGCTG AATCATAGAAATTTTGAGGATGAAACAAGACGGGCTAGTTCGTATCATTCTTACTCTCAAAGTCCGCCATATGATTATCAATACGAAGAGCGTCGTTACGGAAAACAAGCACCTGTACTCACGAAAAAACCTGGATCCGACAGAGGAATGTTCCGGTTTCCTAGTACAAGTCGATTAAGTGATCATGTGCAGGAAGACCGGTTTGCAAAGGAGGCGGTTAACGCTAGAGTTTCAGATTATTCAGTGACTAGCGGGGGTGATTTATCGAGATCTAATTCACAACCACCTCCCTCTTTTGCATTGTCACACTCGTCAGGATCTGAAAAGTTTGATGGTTTGGACCTTTTTAGTGCGTCGAATGCACCTCAATCTGCCACATCAGCACCTTCTGCTGAACCCGAAAAGTACGGCGGTCTCGACCTTTTTAGTGCGCCGAATGCACCTCAATCCGCCGCATCAGCACCGTCTGCCGAACCCGAAAAGTACGGCGGTCTCGACCTTTTTAGTGCACCGAATGCACCTCAATCCGCCACATCAGCACCGTCTGCCGAACCCGAAAAGTTTGGTGGTCTGGACCTTTTTACTGCACCAGATCCACCTCAATCCGCCACATCAGCACCGTCTGCCGAACCCGAAAAGTACGGCGGTCTTGACCTTTTTAGTGCACCGAATGCACCTCAATCCGCCACATCAGCACCGTCTGCCGAACCCGAAAAGTTTGGTGGTCTGGACCTTTTTACTGCACCAGATCCACCTCAATCCGCCACATCAGCACCTTCTGCAGAACCCGAAAAGTTTGGTGGTCTGGACCTTTTTGGTGCACCGAATCCACCTGAACCCGCCACATCAGCACCTTCCGCCGAACCCGAAAAGTTTAGTGGTTTGGATCTATTTGAGTTATTGGCTACATCTTCTGTTGCACCGACTTTGAGCGTGAATCAGGAGTTCAAAGCTTTTGAACCTAATATGGATTTATTTACCGTTATACCCGATAAGCAGCCGACTGAAACATTAAACGATAAATCCACGGATATGATCACTCAGAAAAACGATGCGTGGGCTACCTTTGACATGCCTTGGCATGCACAGCCTAGTCAGCAAGATATTAGTGTTCATGATATTGCGGCTCCAGTAAATGTACAGAATAATATTCGTAATCATAATCAG TCATGGAGCTCGTTTGAAGAATCTACGACACCGTTCGAGAGCGTTTATACAAAGAGTGGTGAACAAGTTCCTGTACAAGATCCCTTACTTGCTGATCCATTTTTGGCATGGGGAATATCAGAG GTGAAAGAAGCTGATTTGGATGCTAGATCTACTCCTTTTGTTAGCACAACACCGCATGCGATTGGACCGTTTGACTCTTCAACTGAAATCCCGGTCCTG GACGGAGCACAATCACATGGGCCTAATACAAAATCTCACAATCCGTTCGATTTTCCTAGCGATACGGATTATGAATCTAGCAACATG TTCTTTGACATGAGCTCTATGCAATCTGCTTTGCCGACACCTTGGTTTCCTGATAGTGCAGCAATACCATTTGCTCCTGGTAATTCACAAG AGGCCTTAGTATTCATGACAGGGCAAGCACCAAGCATGCAGATTCC GAATATTCAAGCTCAGGGTCCTGTGGCTTCAGTTGGTGGTAATCCGTTTGGGTAG
- the LOC110938006 gene encoding probable ADP-ribosylation factor GTPase-activating protein AGD14 isoform X4 — MSSSRREEERNEKIIRGLMKLPPNRRCINCNSLGPQYVCTNFWTFVCMTCSGIHREFTHRVKSVSMSKFTSQEVEALQEGGNQRARETFLRDWDPREQRLPDNSNVDKVRDFIKSVYVDKNFFASKTSGKPPRDMLNHRNFEDETRRASSYHSYSQSPPYDYQYEERRYGKQAPVLTKKPGSDRGMFRFPSTSRLSDHVQEDRFAKEAVNARVSDYSVTSGGDLSRSNSQPPPSFALSHSSGSEKFDGLDLFSASNAPQSATSAPSAEPEKYGGLDLFSAPNAPQSAASAPSAEPEKYGGLDLFSAPNAPQSATSAPSAEPEKFGGLDLFTAPDPPQSATSAPSAEPEKFGGLDLFGAPNPPEPATSAPSAEPEKFSGLDLFELLATSSVAPTLSVNQEFKAFEPNMDLFTVIPDKQPTETLNDKSTDMITQKNDAWATFDMPWHAQPSQQDISVHDIAAPVNVQNNIRNHNQSWSSFEESTTPFESVYTKSGEQVPVQDPLLADPFLAWGISENYKVKEADLDARSTPFVSTTPHAIGPFDSSTEIPVLDGAQSHGPNTKSHNPFDFPSDTDYESSNMFFDMSSMQSALPTPWFPDSAAIPFAPGNSQEALVFMTGQAPSMQIPNIQAQGPVASVGGNPFG, encoded by the exons aTGAGCAGCAGCAGGAGGGAAGAGGAGCGAAATGAAAAGATTATTAGGGGTTTAATGAAGCTTCCCCCCAATCGAAGATGCATCAACTGCAACTCTTTG GGACCTCAATATGTGTGCACGAATTTCTGGACGTTTGTCTGCATGACATGTAGTGGGATACA CCGTGAGTTTACTCACCGTGTTAAATCCGTATCAATGTCTAAATTTACTTCACAAGAAGTTGAAGCCCTTCAAGAAGGCGGTAATCAG CGTGCAAGAGAAACATTTCTTAGAGATTGGGATCCACGCGAACAGAGACTTCCGGATAACAG CAATGTAGACAAAGTTCGAGATTTCATAAAGAGTGTATATGTGGATAAGAATTTTTTCGCTTCAAAGACGTCTGGAAAACCTCCTAGAGATATGCTG AATCATAGAAATTTTGAGGATGAAACAAGACGGGCTAGTTCGTATCATTCTTACTCTCAAAGTCCGCCATATGATTATCAATACGAAGAGCGTCGTTACGGAAAACAAGCACCTGTACTCACGAAAAAACCTGGATCCGACAGAGGAATGTTCCGGTTTCCTAGTACAAGTCGATTAAGTGATCATGTGCAGGAAGACCGGTTTGCAAAGGAGGCGGTTAACGCTAGAGTTTCAGATTATTCAGTGACTAGCGGGGGTGATTTATCGAGATCTAATTCACAACCACCTCCCTCTTTTGCATTGTCACACTCGTCAGGATCTGAAAAGTTTGATGGTTTGGACCTTTTTAGTGCGTCGAATGCACCTCAATCTGCCACATCAGCACCTTCTGCTGAACCCGAAAAGTACGGCGGTCTCGACCTTTTTAGTGCGCCGAATGCACCTCAATCCGCCGCATCAGCACCGTCTGCCGAACCCGAAAAGTACGGCGGTCTCGACCTTTTTAGTGCACCGAATGCACCTCAATCCGCCACATCAGCACCGTCTGCCGAACCCGAAAAGTTTGGTGGTCTGGACCTTTTTACTGCACCAGATCCACCTCAATCCGCCAC ATCAGCACCTTCTGCAGAACCCGAAAAGTTTGGTGGTCTGGACCTTTTTGGTGCACCGAATCCACCTGAACCCGCCACATCAGCACCTTCCGCCGAACCCGAAAAGTTTAGTGGTTTGGATCTATTTGAGTTATTGGCTACATCTTCTGTTGCACCGACTTTGAGCGTGAATCAGGAGTTCAAAGCTTTTGAACCTAATATGGATTTATTTACCGTTATACCCGATAAGCAGCCGACTGAAACATTAAACGATAAATCCACGGATATGATCACTCAGAAAAACGATGCGTGGGCTACCTTTGACATGCCTTGGCATGCACAGCCTAGTCAGCAAGATATTAGTGTTCATGATATTGCGGCTCCAGTAAATGTACAGAATAATATTCGTAATCATAATCAG TCATGGAGCTCGTTTGAAGAATCTACGACACCGTTCGAGAGCGTTTATACAAAGAGTGGTGAACAAGTTCCTGTACAAGATCCCTTACTTGCTGATCCATTTTTGGCATGGGGAATATCAGAG AATTATAAGGTGAAAGAAGCTGATTTGGATGCTAGATCTACTCCTTTTGTTAGCACAACACCGCATGCGATTGGACCGTTTGACTCTTCAACTGAAATCCCGGTCCTG GACGGAGCACAATCACATGGGCCTAATACAAAATCTCACAATCCGTTCGATTTTCCTAGCGATACGGATTATGAATCTAGCAACATG TTCTTTGACATGAGCTCTATGCAATCTGCTTTGCCGACACCTTGGTTTCCTGATAGTGCAGCAATACCATTTGCTCCTGGTAATTCACAAG AGGCCTTAGTATTCATGACAGGGCAAGCACCAAGCATGCAGATTCC GAATATTCAAGCTCAGGGTCCTGTGGCTTCAGTTGGTGGTAATCCGTTTGGGTAG